From Molothrus ater isolate BHLD 08-10-18 breed brown headed cowbird chromosome 8, BPBGC_Mater_1.1, whole genome shotgun sequence, a single genomic window includes:
- the PKD2L1 gene encoding polycystic kidney disease 2-like 1 protein, with protein MNLSHLKNRAESHFKVSEVHELETVGKKTWDNPVYNGSPSTSLKIQTIYNPKSVLENPYENFEEVGDPLPYQEEQSKAVNGKTSPFLKCCFYIFRGIRGLWGTTLTENTAENRELYVKTTLRELLVYVMFLVDICLLTYGMTSSNAYYYTKVMSELFLQTSTDGRVSFQSIGSMADFWVYAQGPLLDNLYWTKWYNNESLAAHSTQSYIYYENLLLGVPRMRQLKVKNNSCVVHDDFKEEISGCYDVYSEDKEERVSFGLINGTAWRYHSEEELGGSSHWGRLTSYSGGGYYIDLKMTREESAEALQVLKEKLWLDRGTRVVFIDFSVYNANINLFCVLRLVVEFPATGGAIPSWQIRTVKLIRYVSTWDFFIVACEIVFCVFIFYYVVEEALELRIHKFQYFTSIWNILDVVVILLSIVAIGFHIFRTTEVNRLLGELLEHPNTYADFEFLAFWQTQYNNMNAVNLFFAWIKIFKYISFNKTMTQLSSTLARCAKDILGFAIMFFIVFFAYAQLGYLLFGTQVENFSTFVKCIFTQFRIILGDFDYNSIDNANRVLGPLYFVTYVFFVFFVLLNMFLAIINDTYSEVKEELSSQKDELQLSDILKQSYNRTLMRLKLKKERISDVQKALQNGTKQLDFEDFKNSLKELGHADHEITAAFSRFDKDGNRILDEEEQQQMKHDLEAKRVALNTEIENLGKSYADNNLDENLTYMEARNNHTNKATWVSKEEFQVLLHRVLQLEHSINSIGSKIDAVVNKLVVPERKELKRKDLLGKPLGDSKEEEASREELHPQSLDQLGKEAESLGMEHIQRNNTSGNSSQNGVYRILPKSSVLGSQVPKHL; from the exons ATGAATTTGTCTCACCTAAAGAACAGAGCTGAGAGCCACTTTAAAGTATCAGAGGTGCATGAACTGGAGACAGTGGGAAAGAAAACTTGGGACAATCCTGTTTACAATGGCTCTCCCTCTACCTCCTTGAAAATTCAAACCATCTACAACCCCAAGTCTGTCCTGGAGAATCCCTACGAAAATTTTGAAGAGGTTGGGGATCCACTACCCTACCAGGAAGAACAGAGCAAAGCTGTGAATGGGAAGACAAGTCCTTTCCTCAAGTGCTGCTTCTACATCTTCCGAGGCATCCGAG GTCTGTGGGGCACTACGCTCACTGAGAACACAGCTGAAAACAGGGAGCTGTATGTGAAGACCACCCTGCGAGAGCTGCTGGTCTATGTTATGTTCTTGGTGGACATCTGTCTCT TGACATATGGAATGACAAGTTCCAATGCCTATTACTACACCAAAGTGATGTCTGAGCTCTTCCTGCAGACCTCTACAGATGGCCGTGTCTCCTTCCAGTCCATTGGCAGCATGGCTGACTTCTGGGTG TATGCACAAGGTCCCCTGCTGGACAACCTGTACTGGACCAAGTGGTACAACAACGAGTCCCTGGCAGCGCACAGCACGCAGTCATACATCTATTACGAGAAcctgctgctgggtgtcccACGCATGAGGCAGCTGAAGGTGAAGAACAACTCCTGTGTGGTCCACGATGACTTCAAGGAGGAAATCTCGGGCTGCTATGATGTATACTCTGAAGACAAGGAGGAAAGGGTCTCCTTTGGGCTCATCAATGGAACGGC GTGGAGGTACCAttctgaggaggagctgggtggTTCATCTCACTGGGGAAGGCTAACCAGTTACAGTGGGGGAGGATACTACATAGACCTCAAGATGACCAGAGAAGAGAGTGCTGAAGCCCTGCAGGTCTTGAAGGAGAAACTGTGGCTGGATCGGGGAACACGAGTTGTCTTTATTGATTTCTCTGTGTATAATGCAAATATCAATCTGTTCTGTGTTCTGAG GTTAGTGGTTGAGTTTCCAGCCACTGGTGGTGCCATTCCCTCCTGGCAAATCCGGACAGTGAAGCTTATACGATACGTCAGCACATGGGACTTCTTCATTGTTGCCTGTGAAATTGTATTCTGTGTCTTCATCTTCTACTATGTGGTGGAAGAGGCTTTGGAGCTCCGTATCCACAAGTTTCAGTACTTCACCAGCATCTGGAACATTCTGGATGTGGTTGTCATTCTG CTCTCCATTGTTGCCATTGGGTTTCACATCTTTCGCACCACTGAGGTGAacaggctgctgggagagctgctggaacaCCCCAACACCTACGCAGACTTTGAATTCCTGGCATTCTGGCAGACACAGTACAACAATATGAATGCAGTCAACTTATTTTTTGCCTGGATCAAG ATATTCAAGTACATTAGCTTTAACAAAACAATGACCCAGCTCTCCTCCACACTGGCACGTTGTGCCAAGGACATCCTGGGCTTTGCCATCATGttcttcattgttttctttGCCTATGCCCAGCTGGGTTACCTTCTTTTTGGGACACAAGTGGAAAACTTCAGTACCTTTGTTAAATGCAT TTTCACCCAGTTTCGGATCATTCTTGGTGATTTTGACTACAATTCCATTGACAATGCCAACAGGGTCCTTGGGCCTCTTTACTTTGTCACCTATgtgttctttgttttctttgtgcttcTG AACATGTTCCTGGCCATCATCAATGACACCTACTCAGAAGTCAAGGAGGAGCTTTCGAGCCAGAaggatgagctgcagctctctgacaTCTTGAAGCAG AGCTACAACCGGACACTCATGAGGCTGAAGCTGAAGAAGGAGCGGATTTCTGATGTGCAGAAAGCCCTGCAGAATGGAACTAAACAACTGGACTTTGAAGACTTCAAGAACAGCTTGAAGGA ACTGGGCCATGCAGACCATGAGATCACTGCAGCTTTCTCTAGATTTGACAAAGATGGCAACCGCATCCTTGATGAAGAGGAGCAACAGCAGATGAAGCATGACCTAGAGGCAAAAAGG gttGCTCTGAATACAGAGATTGAAAATTTGGGGAAATCTTATGCTGACAACAACCTGGATGAGAATCTGACCTACATGGAAGCAAGGAATAACCACACTAATAAGGCCACCTGGGTCTCCAAAGAAGAGTTCCAAGT cctcctgcaTCGTGTGCTGCAACTGGAACACTCCATAAACAGCATTGGCTCCAAGATTGATGCAGTGGTGAACAAGCTTGTTGTGccagaaagaaaagagctgaAGAGGAAGGATCTGTTGGGCAAACCACTGGGTGATAGCAAG GAGGAAGAAGCCAGTCGGGAAGAGCTGCACCCCCAGAGCCTAGaccagctgggaaaagaagcagaaagttTGGGGATGGAACACATACAGAGAAACAACACGAGTGGCAACTCTTCCCAAAATGGGGTCTATCGCATCTTGCCCAAGTCAAGTGTACTGGGGTCTCAGGTGCCCAAGCACCTCTAG